From Pseudomonas hefeiensis, one genomic window encodes:
- a CDS encoding ABC transporter ATP-binding protein — translation MSDPDSIPRLQLRKISKRYPGCLANDAIDLSIQPGEIHALLGENGAGKSTLMKIIYGVTQADSGEVIWQGQQVDLRNPAQARSLGIGMVFQHFSLFETLTVAQNIALAMGAAAGTPAQLEPRIREVSRRYGMALEPQRLVHSLSIGERQRVEVIRCLIQDIRLLILDEPTSVLTPQEAEDLFVTLRRLASEGCSILFISHKLGEVRALCHSATVLRGGRVSGHCTPAQCSDQELAQLMVGEAAGLIADYPKVSADKAFLEIHKLSWPNPDPFGCSLRDIDLEVRSGEIVGIAGVAGNGQDEWLALLSGETQLPRHKGETIRFDGQPVAHLRPDARRRLGLAFVPAERLGHGAVPQLSLADNALLSAFQQGLISCGLIQRRKVEHLAEEIIRRFGVKTPDTKTPALSLSGGNLQKFILGREILQQPKLLVAAHPTWGVDVGAAATIHRALIALRDAGAAILVISEDLDELFQISDRLGALCGGRLSALRPTVQTRPSDVGGWMAGQFDAPQSPDPATV, via the coding sequence AAGATTATCTACGGCGTTACCCAAGCCGATTCGGGCGAGGTGATCTGGCAAGGCCAACAGGTCGACCTTCGCAACCCGGCCCAGGCCCGCAGCCTGGGGATCGGTATGGTGTTCCAGCATTTCTCGCTGTTTGAAACCCTCACCGTGGCGCAGAACATCGCCCTGGCCATGGGCGCGGCGGCCGGCACACCGGCGCAACTGGAGCCACGAATCCGCGAAGTTTCCCGACGCTACGGCATGGCCCTGGAGCCGCAGCGGCTGGTCCACAGCCTGTCGATTGGCGAGCGCCAACGGGTGGAGGTCATTCGCTGCTTGATACAGGACATCCGCCTGCTGATTCTCGATGAACCCACCTCAGTGCTGACGCCCCAGGAAGCCGAAGACCTCTTCGTGACCCTGCGGCGCCTGGCGAGCGAAGGCTGCAGCATTTTGTTCATCAGCCACAAGTTGGGCGAGGTCCGCGCGTTGTGCCACAGCGCGACGGTGCTGCGCGGCGGACGGGTGTCGGGGCATTGCACACCGGCGCAATGCTCGGACCAGGAGTTGGCACAGTTGATGGTCGGCGAAGCGGCCGGGCTGATCGCAGACTATCCCAAGGTCAGTGCAGACAAAGCGTTCCTTGAGATCCACAAACTGTCATGGCCAAACCCAGACCCGTTCGGTTGCTCGTTACGCGATATAGACCTTGAGGTACGCAGCGGTGAAATCGTCGGTATCGCCGGAGTGGCGGGTAATGGCCAGGACGAGTGGCTGGCATTGCTCAGCGGTGAAACGCAACTGCCCCGCCACAAAGGCGAGACGATCCGGTTCGACGGGCAACCTGTGGCGCATCTGCGCCCCGATGCCCGTCGCCGCCTCGGGCTGGCATTTGTTCCAGCCGAACGCCTGGGCCACGGCGCCGTGCCGCAGTTGAGCCTGGCGGATAACGCCCTGCTCAGCGCCTTCCAACAAGGACTGATCAGTTGCGGCCTGATTCAACGGCGCAAGGTCGAGCACCTGGCCGAGGAGATTATCCGTCGTTTTGGGGTGAAGACGCCTGACACCAAAACCCCGGCGCTCAGCCTATCGGGGGGCAACCTGCAGAAATTCATCCTTGGTCGGGAAATCCTTCAGCAGCCCAAGCTACTGGTAGCGGCACATCCGACCTGGGGCGTGGACGTCGGCGCGGCAGCGACCATCCACAGGGCCCTGATTGCCTTGCGCGACGCGGGTGCCGCGATTCTGGTGATCTCTGAAGACCTCGATGAACTGTTCCAGATCAGCGACCGCCTCGGCGCTTTGTGCGGCGGGCGTTTGTCCGCCTTGCGGCCCACCGTCCAAACCCGGCCAAGCGACGTCGGCGGCTGGATGGCCGGCCAGTTCGACGCCCCTCAGTCCCCTGATCCCGCGACGGTCTAA
- a CDS encoding ABC transporter permease, producing the protein MLLSLEPRGQQSRLMLWCSPLLAAVLTLGCGSLLFTALGHDPLQTLYTLLIAPISDLYGVSEWLVKALPILLCALGLAVAYQARIWNIGAEGQLLLGALAGSAVAVNIIGMQSRWTLVLILLTGTLAGAAWAGLTAWLRTRFNANEILTSIMLNYIALNLLLFCVHGPLKDPAGFNFPESAMFGDASRLPLLVEDGRLHAGLYFALLALVAVWVLLQKSFVGFQIKVLGLDARAAGFAGFRQKPLVWLALLISGALAGLAGVCEVTGPIGQLVPQVSPGYGYAAITVAFLGRLNPIGILFASLLMALLYIGGESAQMSLNLPQAITQLFQGMMLFFLLACDVLILYRPRLNLRWARRTRTTAVQAGAL; encoded by the coding sequence ATGCTGCTGTCTCTTGAACCCCGCGGCCAACAATCGCGCCTGATGCTTTGGTGCTCGCCGCTGCTGGCCGCCGTATTGACCCTGGGCTGTGGCTCGCTGCTGTTCACCGCGCTGGGGCATGATCCATTGCAAACCTTGTACACCTTGTTGATCGCACCGATCAGCGATCTATACGGCGTGTCCGAATGGCTGGTCAAGGCCTTGCCGATTCTGCTCTGTGCCCTCGGCCTGGCGGTGGCCTACCAGGCACGAATCTGGAACATTGGCGCCGAGGGACAACTGCTATTGGGCGCCCTGGCCGGCAGCGCTGTCGCGGTGAACATCATCGGCATGCAAAGCCGCTGGACACTGGTGTTGATTCTGCTGACCGGCACCCTGGCCGGTGCCGCCTGGGCCGGGCTCACGGCGTGGCTGCGCACGCGCTTCAATGCCAATGAAATCCTGACCAGCATCATGCTCAACTACATCGCGCTGAACCTGCTGCTGTTCTGCGTTCACGGGCCGCTGAAAGACCCGGCCGGGTTCAACTTTCCGGAGTCGGCCATGTTCGGCGATGCCAGTCGCCTGCCATTGCTGGTGGAAGACGGGAGGCTTCATGCCGGGTTGTATTTCGCCCTGCTGGCGCTGGTGGCGGTCTGGGTGTTGCTGCAGAAAAGTTTTGTCGGGTTTCAAATCAAAGTGTTGGGCCTGGACGCTCGCGCCGCCGGTTTCGCCGGCTTCCGTCAGAAGCCGCTGGTGTGGCTGGCGTTGTTGATCAGCGGCGCGCTGGCCGGGCTCGCTGGTGTCTGCGAAGTGACCGGGCCAATCGGCCAACTGGTGCCGCAGGTATCGCCGGGCTACGGCTATGCGGCGATTACCGTGGCGTTCCTCGGGCGTCTGAATCCCATCGGCATTCTGTTCGCCAGCCTGTTGATGGCCTTGTTGTACATCGGCGGCGAAAGCGCACAGATGTCGCTAAACCTTCCCCAGGCGATCACCCAGTTGTTCCAGGGCATGATGCTGTTTTTCCTGTTGGCCTGCGACGTACTGATCCTCTATCGGCCACGCCTGAACCTGCGCTGGGCCCGGCGCACCCGGACCACCGCCGTACAGGCAGGAGCGCTGTGA